The Lolium perenne isolate Kyuss_39 chromosome 6, Kyuss_2.0, whole genome shotgun sequence genome segment TTTTCATAAGTATTTTCTCAAATATGGGGTGTGATCACTCATAAGATCCGCATACATAGACTTTACTGAGAACTGACCATTGGTTGTCAAACCCCAAACAAAACGATCGTGCTCATCATTTAGATTTACCCTCATTAGTTTTTGGCATAACTGTAACCATAAAGTCCATTTGTTTCCCAAAAGCGCCCTCCTGAAACTAATATTCAGCGGGGTTTGAGCTAACACATGAGCTACCGTTACATCTTTGTGACGCACAATATTATATAAAGAGGGGTATTGATTTGCTTAAGGGGTTTTCCCTAACCAAATATCTTCCCAAAAACGAGTGTTCATTCCATTTCCAATTTGAAAGAAACCTCTATTAAAAAACTCCTCCTTTACTCGCATTAGACCCTTCCAGAAAGACGTGTCTATGGGTTTTGCCTGTACGGCCGATAAAGTTTTATGTCTTAAGTATTTATTATGTAGCAGCTCCTGCCATACCCCTTCCTCATTAAGCAACTTAAAGAGCCATTTACTCAATAAGCATTTGTTTTTGAGTTCGAGGACCTCAATACCTAAGCCACCTTGATCTTTAGGCCGACAGACAATATTCCATTTTGTAAGGCGATATTTTTTCTTATTTTCATCAGACTGCCAGAAAAACCTAGATCTATAGAAATCCAAtcgtttccttaccccaacaggtacCTCTAGAAAGGATAGCATGAACATAGGTAAACTAGTTAAGACTGAATTAATAAGAACCAATCTATCGCCATATGAAAGTAATTTTCCTTTCTAGCATCCAAGTTTGCTTTCAAACCGTGTCTCTACTGGATACCAGTCGGAATTTCTTTATTTTCTGTAATGGATAGGAATACCTAAGTATCTAAAGGGAAGAGATCCAGCGtcacatccaaagatctgcttatattgttcctcttcctcctttgCCTTGCCAAAATAGAAAagctcacttttatggaaattaatttttAGTCCCGATAGTTCTTCAAAGATGCATAATATTAACTTCATGTTTACAGCTTTAAGGAGGTCATGTTCCAAAAAAAGGATCATATCGTCGGCATACTGTAATATAGAGATACCTCCCTCAACAAGATGAGGTATGAGCCCTCCAACCTGACCATCATTTTTTGCTCTTTCAATTAAGATGGCAAGCATATCTACTACAATATTGAACAACATTGGGGATAAAGGGTCCCCTTGCCGTAGTCCTTTTTTTGTTTGAAAgtaatgaccaatgtcatcattcaCCTTCACACCCACACTCCCTCCTTGTACAAAATGCTGAATTAAGCTACACCACTCTGAGGCAAAACCTTTCATTCTCAAAGTTTGTTGTAAAAAGGAccacttaactttatcatacgctTTTTCAAAATCGATCTTAAACAACACCCCATCTAACTTCTTACTGTGGAGCTCATGAATCGTCTCATGAAGAATGACTACTCCTTCTAAAATATTACGACCCGGCATGAAAGCAGATTGTGTCGGTCTAATAACCTTTGGGGCAATCCCCGTTATTCTATTTGTGCCGACCTTTGTAAAGATCTTGAAGCACACATTTAATAGACAAATGGGTCGATATTGTTGTATCTGTaccgcatcatctttcttgggtaATAAAGTAATGACACCGAAATTGAGTTTGTATAGAGACAAATCTCCTATACTCAACTCATTAAAAAGTGCCATTAAGTCAAACTTTATTACTTCCCAGAACTTTTGATAGAACTCCGCCGGAAAGCCATCAGGGCCTGgcgctttattatgttccatctgTGAGATTGCCTCAAAAACCTCCTCTTCAGTAAAAGGAGTTGTTAGGATCTCATTTTCATTTGATGAAATCTGCGGAATATCATGCACCACTCCTTCTCTTAAAGAAATTGTGGTCGGCTCGGGTGGTCCAAATATTTTTTTATAAAATTCTGTAATATACACCTTAAGGTTGTCCTCTCCAACAATTGTCCCTTCTTGTTGTTCCAATTGAAAATATTTCTTCTTTCGATGTTTACCATTTGCAATCAAATGGAAATACCTTGTATTATTCCCCCCTTCCTGTATATGCTTAACTTTTGCGCGTTGAGCCCACTTTGATTCTTCCTCCCTTCTTAATTTATTCAAACCATCGTTTGCTTttttaagctcatctctttcttgcgAATTCAAAGGGTTTATTTCTGCTTTTATATCAAGATGATCAATAATACCTAAAAGTCTCTCTTTCTCCTTTTTGTATTTCCCACTTTGAGTTTTTGCCCACCCTTTGAGGAACCTTCTAATATGCCTTAGTTTATTCAACCAAACATCTATTGGATTTATTCCTGTCAAAACCGAATTCCACTCCTATTCTATCATTTGAAAAAAACCTTCCTGTTTCAACCAATGTAACTCAAATGAAAATTTTGATACATTCCCCAAATGTGCTTGAACCCCTGAGTCAATAAGAATCGGTGTGTGATCAGAATCCGCCCTTGTCAATGCACGGACAGTTACTAAGGGAAATTTCTGTTCCCAAGAGATGGACGCTAGAACTCTATCTAACTTCTCATAAGTGGGTTTATCTCGACGACTCGCCCACGTAAATTGTCTCCCCGAAAGACCATACCGATTGCTGCAGGTGAGGATTAAATCGATGGATCCATACACGGGCTTTGCTACTCGCGGCATGTAGAGCCACGCGCGGCCTTGCTGGCCAACCTCGATGAAAGCGTATTCGCGTGCGCCGCCGCTTATCCTTAAACTGATGGGTTGTCGATTGATGTTGATTTCGACTGCAGCCAATTGTTGATGACGAAGGCTTCAACTTGAAGATGTTTGAGGATCTCGCCTGGATAACAAAATCCAATTGTCgcagtttcccacagacggcgccaattgacgagggatcatcTCGCCAATGTCTGGATTTCGGAAAAGAGCGACGattgagattccgggagcgaaattaggcacacgatatacccagcttcgggtcccctcggtggaggtccttacgtgctgctagcaatctagtatatgatcacaAGTATGTTTACAAGGGGTCGCCATAGGCGAAGCTATCTTGTCTATCTTGTCTATATTGCCCTCTTCTTATATGAGTGCCctagctagctttatatatgtaaTCAGTCTAGGATTTTACAagggtcctagtcgactacttcttcgagttgccttcttgggccttctccatattgagcCGAGCCAGGTAtggtaataatgggtacccgaaaggTATGCTCATGACACAAGGTGTaccctttttattttcattttcacatgatcAAGGTGGCGGAAGCCTATATATAAGGCAACATCACACACCATCTCAGCTAGACCCTAGAAATAGATTACAATGATAACAAGCTAACAATGGACTTTAAGACGTCTTGATGATTCTCCTGTCCTGCACCCTAGGATGGTCAGGTCTTGCACGAGTTATCTCCAATGGAACAAGTGTTCTAGCCAATTCTCCATTTTGTACAAATCAGATATCTTAAACCGAAGCTCAATACAAGCTAAATGACAGAGTCCCAGAAGTCGCACATATAGCTATCACTCCTCAATATCTACCTACATGGGTAGACATACAATAAGACACAAACAAATTGGCGATCAAAACCCCCATGCCACATATAGGAGCAATCAAGAAATTTATTAAGGCAATGGGTAACCAACACAATAGCCATAAGATATGTTTCTTCTAAGGTGGAACCATAATTAGGTGCAACCATATCCATGATCAGTTACACCCCTAATTATTGATCTCGTAGTCACATACATGAGAAAAAAGAGTATTAAGGTATAAAGGTCCAACCATTGCATTAAGATTCAAGGTTCCCCACTTATCTCCCTATGAATAGTTAAACCCGTATATGATACCCTAAGGTGCACATTCACTCATACATAAATACATAATAAATCCATATAAGATAGCATATGTGTACGCAATAATAGAAGTAGAACTATTTCACCATTGCCATTAACACGTTACTACTCAAAACCAGATAGAGTGACACAATACATCATGGGGAAAATTATTCTACCACACATCATGTTTGCAAAGATCCAAAGAGGTTACTATGGGGATATGATGGAGAAGTTATTGTAAAATTTGATGGAGATCAAGAAGACGATAGTCGAAGGGGAGATGCCGCCATAGGTGATTCCGGCGGTTCACATGTAATATCCTTTGATGGCACCCTACAGAGTCAGTGCTTTTTTTCTTTGTCTCCATGCATAGAGGGAAAATTATCCCGATGTTATATATAAATGATTAattaaaaggaaagaaaaatgtAAGGGTGAAAGAATCAATGTGATCCGACAGTAAAGTCGATCTAGGCCAACCACGGAGTGTTGCACAACTAAGGGGTAGCGCTTTAGGGGGCTCAAGCTCTACAACTTGGGTCTCCTGAGACTTTAAGCATTGGTTCTATGGAAAATTTCATTATTGATTTATTACTTACTGATTCTTCTACCAAGCAGTTTTTGTACCTATTGATTTTATTATTATGGATAGGGAGAGTAAAGTCTCATGTCCTATAATCCCCTTGAAAGACCTTTCCTTAGAACTACATGTGACATCATTTTATCAAAAGAAGGAGATGTGAAATTTCAGTTCCCACATAAGaagtgcatggaagaactttccaAGGAATAAGGAGGGGGCAAACATCAAGAATTTACCTCATTTTCCCCATGATATGTGCACCTCCTAAATAAAAAGGTATGACGCCTAGCTATGTTGGCTATGAAGAAAGTGCTTTATGGGAGGCAACTTgattttttttctcattttttactttttattgtaacTTGTTgggttgtttttttttgtttctattttttgATTCCTTAGTTTTTAAAATGAGTTTCCAAGTTTTGCCCATTTCGCTACTAATAGATGATTACAAATGTACGAGCTGCAGCTTTCTGCGTGTTACTGTGTGTTGTTAAATTCTTTAAAAAAATCCATGTAGCTCGTAAAAGGATGAAAATTGTACCTTAAGTTTATGTTTTGTTCCTCTGCATGCTTGTAGATTTACCCCTTTTCTGAATTTTCCAAAGGGGATTTCAAAAATCGTTTTGTTGCAGCTGTTGTTTTTTATATGTTATGTCTTTAGATACTTAAGTGGATCTTTTATGTTTCACTTTAATTATTTATGGGTATCTTGATGCTATTTGGATGTTACACACTTAAGAAACTCTTTAGATATTTCAAAACCAAATATTTAGGCGTTTAATGGCATCATTATATCTATCTAATGTTGTTAACCCCATAGGAAAAAATGGGAGAAGTTTTTTCGGAGGGACGGTTCATCCATGAATGGTTCAAACCATAAGCTTGGCGATGACAAGAGCATCCATCTTACACCAACACAAATCAAGGTTTTCAAATGTTCAAACTTTGTTTTCTGAGCACTATGAAAAAGTTGTATAAGCTTGAAGCGTCTTTTTTGTTTAGTTTTTGTTTAGGATTGCATATCTACATATAAAATAAGGACCACCACCAGCAGGCTTGTCACATGTTAAATACTATAACTATTGaaataaaaaaattgaaaagaaaTAAAGGGCTATGAAAGAATTTGGGAAGGAAAAAATATTCCCAAAGGTTAAAAGTGTGATTCTTCTACTCATGTGAGTATTGTTTTTATTTTAGTGTAGAAATTTCTTGCAAGTTTCTTATTTAGTGATAGGTCTCATTGAACTTAAATTGTAAGAAACATAATTTATCTTTCAACTTGTGAAATTGAGCATCCTAATGAGCAAGTTTGCATTCATAGAAAGTGCTTCTCTAGTTAGTTGATCTCCCAACGAATAACTGAGCAAGACATCATGCATTTTGTCCAAAATGTCCCACTATTTCAATCCGCGACAATTTGACCTGCTGAACTCCCTCCACTACAGTTTAACATAGGCGCACACAATTTTTAAAAATTAATCACTATTTGGTCGACCTACATAGTGGGCATTAGCAAAATATGGCCCTCCATGGGCTGCCGTCCGATTCCTCTTAAACTGTGATGGATGGAGTATATATGCATGAATCAGCTGTCAACTTGTAATGCGTATGTCAAGGTCAACCAGGAGAGCTTCGAGGTCGTCCCTTCAATGTCAACTTGTACTGTTCTACCAATATATCCGTGGATGCTTGTGTATCACGTTGTATCGCTGCGTCCTGCGTTTAATAATGTAGAAATTGTTGAAGATCGTAGTCAAATCTCGTGAATCGTGATCTGTCCTTAGTTGCTTGTAGTGATCTCTATGTCAGATGACTTGTATTTCATCATCTCACTATGTAACTGAatcattttttttgcgaaacacggtACAGATATAGACACTAACAATTACGTAGGTACACCTTTCATCGAATGAAGGTACACCCTATCCTTATGAACACATCAGAGAGACTAAGTACAACAAATTGATCTGACGGATCTTGAGATTAATGAAGTTACCGTTGACGCCTCGCCATCGACGATATGGTATGCAGCTTGCAGAAGATGGAAGGGAAATTTCTTACCGCAACAGTACGCAGTATCTTCAGTGTCAAAACTGGGGAAAAATTTAAAAGGACAAACTTGCAATTGCGTCTCTTCTGTCtatctttttttcgataaagggcgatTTCATTACTTAAAAGGTTTATGTCTCTTCTGTCTACCTGAGCTCCTACCTCTACCATGTTACAGATATGCAAAATATACACTGCCTACACTAACTAGCACCAAGCGAATCACCAACGCGTGGGTGAAAAGCCGAGAGCCCTGCGTAGAACCACACCACACTCGGGCTCAGCAGGCTCCAATACCAATAGCAGCAACACTCTTGTAAAACATCCACTTGATCTCGTTCAGAAAGGTTACTATGTAATCAACTTGGCACCACGAACGTCCTGTAAAATATAAGGAACTTACAACTGTGCTTGGAGTCGGGCGCTATAAATAGCCGTGCAATCTGTTGTGTAACACTCATCTCATTCTACCCAGCTCACAATGGCAGCCACTAAACTTGCAACTCTTGGGTTCGTTTTCCTCTTGGGTGTTGGATTAGCCAATGCTGTGAGGGTAGCTAGATACTCGGCGTCCCAAGGAATTGGCAGTGGAGAAGGAAGGGGTGGTGGTGATGTGGATGGCATTGGCTCAGGGTCCGGGGCTGGGACGGGGTCTAGCCAGAGTAGTGCGAGTAGTGGTGCTAGCTCACGCAGTggaggcggcggtggaggtggtgggAGTAGCCAGTCTAGTGGAGCCGGAAATGGTCGAGGAGCAGGCCAGGGCTCAAGCTCTAGCACGTATAGTGATGGAATTAGTGGTGGCGGCTCTTCTAGCGCAGTCGGTGCTGGCCGTGGTGCTGGCCAAGGAAAAGCCGGAGGCGGTTATGGATCCAGTGGGCACGGATACGACGGTGGCACTAGCTCCGGCTCTAGCTGGGCTACTAACgtccttggtggaccaactctagCATCTGCCAACGCTGAAGGCCACGGTGGTGCCATGGGAACGGGAGAAAACGGTGGGAGCGGTGATGGCCAGGGCGCGGGATCTGGCGATGCTGATGCACACCCGTAAATTCTCCACTAATTCAAACATGGAAGCCCAACTTAGTGTTCCGCTTTGATGCAAGATAATTTGCTTTCATCTTTTTTATTTGTACCCACTTTTGTGCATTGGTTAGTTGCAAATAAAGGGCTTCATATGTATTTCATAAATATATTGTAatgtattataccatatatatattcagtcactagtagaaaaacgtccatgcgtaccggttccagaggggcattcgtaccggttttgcaaccggtataaaacttccggcactaaagcccccccccccccctttcgtaccggttgcttacgaaccggtataaaaggggcctccacgtgggccaccaggagagctcagggctaaggatctttggtaccggttggtaatacgaaccggtaccaaaggttccccccgcggcagggaatttgcccaaatctctgccgcggcagagaattggctttttagggttttggagaggtttagggatatcggtttgtttcatatcgcgtcgatgcaccagaaacgcgtttgggtttaagtagtacatgaagatcaagatgatgcatagcaagttggtgcatataatataacacacatgttattgcataagatcgcaaattaagtagcactatgcatgaagatcgatcttcatgcatagtggtgctctccgaggcgtactctatatatgtctattacatgtagcatagtggtactcttcgagtcaactatatatgtaacatgtacatcttcattcatagtggtgctcTGTGAgttgtggtatgacgtcccgaaggaaaaatcccgccaattcctcgcctattgctatgaagcggtcatcgattgagagcttgttccgctttcttgccaactataaaagaataagatacaaaaatgaatacatgaaacaactattactgaaactcagcacaacttatgataacaaaacaaatttgtgaagattgtttttgtacctctttatttctttcattattcgttctctcgttgacaattctgcggatgtactcgcaaacgaagaatccacagagatcggtccccggaggttgttgcgggcatttctttacaagaatataattcaatcaaacaatagtcaagtatgataattaaaaggtgtgtggacctaggtagtactacttactttcgcacgccatcgcagcttcggtgtccattcacgggacgtatcttccttgatgaaagtttgccatacgctgctcgacaaaagaaaatgcataaaagagtcatcaattagttcaaagcgggaaattaacgaaacaaaccgataagaattaaaattaccttctgagcattaaaaaacaagacacgtatagatcctttttttttgcttagtgagtccaagacttcaacttctccaatttccaaattgatgacgagaagaataaagtgaaacctacgcacgtttcaatatgtagtgtcatatacataagtcattagttaaaattttgacatacggtgagcaaaatataatgtgttataagacaagaagactcactcgaagttgtaaggccaaagtattagctttttgtcacgttgtcgcttcaaaaaccttagcaaagtctgcggtgtatccttgttatagaggggattctctatggttttgacatgcattgtgttcgggtcaatgaacccaatgtctgtgatatcgtcccttttgcattcgagcatcttcgatctgcataatatagcgcacaaaagattataatctgcagacaatgaacgacttctcaaattaaataaataaatcacttacagacaatagcaactgatgattgatttgtcgagggcccggagattgtataactgaaagagttcggcgaagtcaacattcacacagtactgctggaagtagtgctcttccctaactcgcaccatgatagtctggatcccttcctttgaggccttaaggtaccacgaatgcaagttacgcatacatgttggtaccttcctgagattctcgaccaaatctttcccttgaacaaactgatatgctcgttcagctaaggcgtaatcagttgcgtcttgtcgagaactttgaacggtcttcccgtcaaacaccttgagaggggcgaccgattgaacgggttgttgtccgagctggtagacactgtgtatcccttttatctccctgatacccgattgaacgggttttgtcgcctcgatcatcttgtcatacgacctttcaatagaacgcgcatagtcgatggcggcgatggtacagggtcatatagattgtcaacggtacgcacaactttctcccgatctagtgtcttctcgaaaggtatctctgcactttcggtgcaaaaatttcttcaactcggcctgaacggcctccgcgttttcctctggagttttttcccaaggtaacttctcagtaggcagcagttgtttctcctttctagctttcttcctaggcggcgcaccgttccgcttaacggacgctgtcttacgtcgcggaggatctcgagatggtggactcacgctggggtccctctcaggtaggtgtggacttggctgctcaccaggactgccaccaggaggagtcgatggcatttgctgctcatgtgtaggagtcggtggcctttgcaaaaggacgacgtacttcttcggccatagggcgaaaccgtgcttgacatcggccggtgtcctctcatcttcacctctaggaatatcaagctccactttttcaaaacccgaaacaacttcatccaccccgacacgaacacaaccaggtggaatgggcatatgatggtgcattgctccatcttcacttgggtacacatagccgaccgccaccttaaccgacgcggtcctgattaacatatgtagctcgcaatctgtcttctccgtgacataatccacggggtagcttcctccacatccgtcaagatgcgaggaaccgacactgcttcttcgctgagatggggcagcatcggcttgtggatcctgtagaaacagcggctgatcaggtgccctctgatttctctcaagagcctccaccctacataacaactccgttacaatgtcgccgtccttcttcttctttcgcgaacggcttctataagtgtcgccgctgtccggccacgcttccttcatggtgagacccgggcgagctcgtacccgtccaacatgttcagggttcccccCGTAGCGAGTGtcactcgtcattctctcgatcgggaatgtactctccctttctgaccttttcaattgcatctacaagcttcggtacaattgcctcaattttttccttccattttcccttcgcaacgatcaaccctgtctttgggtccaaccctgccccatgagcgaacaaccagaacttggaccgttcgggcaagtcccatgtctgtggagtgattccatgatccatcagtttattctcaaacgctgtccacttcggaatggcactcttgtagccacctgaccccaaatgatgcggaagtttcttctttgcagcattttcggtatttttcttcgatcgggacacaaaagtagacgatttcttatactccttaaatgcggcccagtgatcttttatcttcactagattatcatcgaatactggatcttcattcttatatttgtcccataaatttttcttgaagctctggaattgtatggccatcttcttccatgtccattccttgactttattcttctggccttccgtcatgtcttccggtaggctgaactttgtcatgagcgtgtcccaaagaaattttttcatcgcgtcgttgacataactagcaccactctccgggttcttcggcttatgccactcttgaatgctgatcggtacatggtccctaacaataactccggattgacttgtaaatttgcggcaaaactccttgggctccactggttcaccattatccttgaatgccgtgagggctaacctaccCTCGCACTTTAGCACCcgtgtcgggcctcgttttgatctaacagacttgctcgatgatccagaaggctaaaagaaaaaattattcgttaataagtgcaatacaaataaatgaatgcatctagggatgaacatatagactaattgatacatagatatacacctcgccggagtttgtgatggacacttcgttgtctcttctaatttgttcagactcaagtccctcgccgaaatcattcagaaagtcttggaaatcgttgtcatctccatcgtcgggttccggaccacgggcactctcatagatcaattgctgcaccgcttcttccccctcctcatctcggacgaaggtgccgtcctccatacctcaatgtcactacaaaattaagaaagcaattgtatttcattcatcatataATGATCATGTAACAGATTAGAAGAGTGTGCAAGGGTTTCATacatagcaaaattaagtggggtgttCGAATATAGCAAGAAATAGTGGAACACCCTCACATAGCATTTAGTTCTTGTTGCAATTTTAATTTGGCCGAACTAGAGATGATGTCAATGATGCATGGCATGACGATATTTGAAatcctcatgtttttctgatgcaataagatataaagtttgtgcaaagtgtagttttaaatactttgaaaagtatccagatttcaaatttttagaaacaacaaaaagaaataaaaaagggTTTTGGTTTAAGCCGATGCGTGAGGGGGCAGGGTTGCATCCAGGCATGCCGGTCACGGCGAGGAGCGTCGCCAAGTTGCTCCCGGCGGCGCCATCTGACCCGCCTCGCCCCATGGATGCCATGTCCTGCCTCGCGCCGCACCCGGCGTCCTTCCTCCCGAACACCTCCTCGCAGGCCTACTACA includes the following:
- the LOC127309258 gene encoding uncharacterized protein — encoded protein: MAATKLATLGFVFLLGVGLANAVRVARYSASQGIGSGEGRGGGDVDGIGSGSGAGTGSSQSSASSGASSRSGGGGGGGGSSQSSGAGNGRGAGQGSSSSTYSDGISGGGSSSAVGAGRGAGQGKAGGGYGSSGHGYDGGTSSGSSWATNVLGGPTLASANAEGHGGAMGTGENGGSGDGQGAGSGDADAHP